GACGTCCGCCAAGGCGCCGCCGATCTGTCGATTCGCCCCGGCTTGCCGATCGAACTGCGGACCTCGACGCCGGTCGCCGAAGTCAAGGTTTCACCTCCCACGGGTCGGGAGCGCACGATCGGTCGCGAAGGAAAAAACATCTTCAGCTTCAGCGAAACCGATCAACTCGGCACCTATAGCGTCCGCGAAGGAAGCGGCCCCGACGTCACCCAAAGCTTTTCGGTCAACATCTTCGACGCCCAAGAATCGAACATCCTGCCGACCGAAGCGATCGCCACCGACTGGGGAGAACCGATCGAAGGCCAAAGCAGTTGGGAACCAGTCCGCGTCGACTTCTGGAAATGGATCGTCGCCGCCGCCATCGTGGTGCTGCTGGTGGAATGGTGGATTTATAACCGGCGGGTTTATCTGTAAGATGTCGCCCCCACATAAAACCGCAACACTAGAGCGTTTTTCAGTAAGCTGAACAAATAGTCGCCTTTCGCTCCCGCGAAAGTAGCGTCTTACTGCAGCACCGGTAATCTGCAGAACTGGACACCCTCGTGAAAATTGCTCTAGTGTTGTGTCAAACCGCTATTTTCGGCTTCCACGAAATCAGCCGCACGGCGTTAGTCGCGGTTTCTGTCACCAAGTGTCTTTCGCAAATGAGTTCCCATCAGAAACCGGTGCTAACGCACTACGGCTAATAAAACATGGCGCCTGAAAATTGTCGCGTGACAGAACACTAGCCCGCAGCGCAAGCGAGGGAAAGCGGCTCGCCACTTCAATCCGTGTTAGGATCGCCAACTCTATTCCCTCGCTCGCGCAGCGGGCTAGTGTTGTGTCAAACCGCTATTTTCGGCTTCCACGAAATCAGCCGCACGGCGTTAGCCCAATGCCGCTTACTTTGTCAAAATCCTGACCGCATTTCGGTTTGGGTACGAGATTTGCGCCAAGTTGAGAGATTTTGATCTCTCTGTCACAATGGCGGCTAGTCATGATTCCATCTCCCACTCTGCCCGATTCGCCCGAAGCGCAGTTTGTCGCCGCCAGAACTCTGCTCAGTGAGATTCTGCGCGTTCCACAAATCGAGGCGATCGTTGATTTTGATGATCGCCCCAACACCAAGATGGTCTACACTCAGGCCGTCACGATTTGGCTGTTGATTCTGCAACGTCTGCTCGGCGGGGCATCGCTGCAAGCGGTCGTTTCGGAAGCGATCGAACATCCGAGCGAACTCTTTCCTGACAACAAGCGGGTCCACGAAGGCGCCTTGGGAGCGAACACTTCCTCGTTCAGCGCCGCTCGCAAACGTCTGCCGTTGGATGCGATCGAAAGATTCTCGCGATGCGTTTGCGACCATCTTGGACGGAGCGCCGAGCCTGTTTTCGATGATCGGCGCGTGTTCATCATCGACGGGACCACGATCACGCTGCCGCCAACGCCTGTTCTGAAAAAGGCGTTTCCGCCGGCGACCAACCAGCTTGGCGAAACGGTTTGGCCAGTCGCGATGCTGATGGTGGCCGCCGAGATGCAAACCGGCTGCATCCTGGTTCCCAAGATCGATCCGATGTACGGCCCCCATAATTCCAGCGAAGCCAAACAAGCACGCGAGATTGTCGGCGAACTGCCCAGCCGCAGTATCGTCTTAGCGGACAGCGGTTTTGGGATCTTCAGCGTAGCTTATCACACGCGAGCAGCAGGGCACGATTTTCTGTTTCGCCTGTCGATGTTACGGTTAAAAGCGCATCGCAAGCAAGCCGAGCTAATCGATCAAGGCGAAGGCTATAAGAGCTTCCGTTTGAACTGGCGTCCCTCGGCCAAGGAACGCAAGACCAATCCCGACTTGCCGACCGACGCTTCGCTGAATGTATTTGTGCACGAAGTCGAACTGGACGACGGCTCGACGCTGGGATTGGTGACGTCAATGAGCTTCGACGCACGATGCTTGGCGGAGCTTTACCATCGGCGCTATGACGTGGAATTCGACATTCGCGATTTAAAGGTGACGATGGACACCGAGAACCTGCGGGCCCAGAGCGTCGAGATGGTGATGAAGGAGTTAATGGGTTCCGTGGTTGCGTACAACTTGGTGTCGCAGCTTCGTCGCGGGGCCGCGAAGCTGGCGCGGATCGAGCCGCGAAAACTGAGCTTCACCGGGGTCTGGGTGACCTTTCAGGTCCAACTGCTGCGCAAGTCGTACGAGACGTTCGAGCAGTGGAGTACGGCTTTTACGAAAGCCTTGGTCAGCGCGTCGAAGCGAACACTACCGAACCGCAAGTCGCCGCGCAGCTACCCTCGGGTCGCCCATCCTCGCCGCGCAAAGACGACGAAGTTCCAAAAATCGCTTCGCAAAAAAGCAAAATCACCAGACCCGCCACTCCCTGAATAGCCGTAAAGTAAGCGGCATTGGGCGTTAGTCGCGGTTTCTGTCACCAAGTGTCTTTCGCAAATGAGTTCCCATCAGAAACCGGTGCTAACGCACTACGGCTAATAAGAACATGGCGCCCGAAAATTGTCGCGTGACGGAACACTAGCCCGAAGCGCCAGCGAGGGAAAGCGGCTCGCCACTTCAATCCGGGTTAGGATCGCCAACTCTATTCCCTCGCTGGCGCAGCGGGCTAGTGTTGTGTCAAACCGCTATTTTCGGCTTCCACGAAATCAGCCGCACGGCGTTAGCCGCGGTTTCTGTCACCAAGTGTCTTTCGCAAATGAGTTCCCATCAGAAACCGGTGCTAACGCACTACGGCTAATAAGAACATGGCGCCCGAAAATTGTCGCGTGACAGAACACTAGCCCGAGGCGCGAGCTAGTGTTCAATCGGTATGCACGCCAAGAGAGCTTGCTTTGTCTGGCCGTCAAAGATTGTCCGTTGACAAGGCGCACGGAGTTCGGGTCGATTGAGGGGTGCGGCGGATTGCGCCGATGGCGGTTGCTGCTGCATGGTTCAAACCGTGCGAGCGACCTGCCCCAGATGTTACCTAAGTGTGCGGTTTACACCCGATGTCGCCTGTTGTGCGATTGCGTTTTCACACGTGGGGGGGGAGGACCAAGACGATTGACAGGCTCTGGTGCGTCTCGACGCACCCTACGAAACCTCCCAGATTAACTCTCAGGCAGAATGGGCAAGCTTCCAAAAAAATATGGGGAGCGGTCCGGTCCAACTGGTCAAACCGTAGGTCAGGCCTCGGTCTGACGCTGTGAAAACTACCCAAATCACCATTGGGGCAGCTTAGGCGATTTGATTGAAAAAAATTACTGCAGTCCGGTCCGGTCCAACCTGTCGATCCTGGCCGCCAAACTGCGCAGCTTAACTCTCAGGCAACATCGGAGGTTGGACGCAAAAAAATTTTGCGGTCCGGTCCAGTCCTACGTTTTGCGGCGGAGGATCAGCCGAGTGATTTCGGGTTGGCAGCGGATGCGCAAGGGAAACGTGCCGCAGAGTCCGCGGGAGACGTGCATCAGGGAGGGGGCTTCGTAGAAGACGCCGCTGGCGTAGCGGACTCCGTAGCGGCTGGGGCTGATCAGCGGGCCAACCACCGGCAGGCGAATTTGCCCGCCGTGATTGTGTCCGGCCAGGATTAGGTCGAAATCGTGAGCGGCGCCCCAGTGCAAACGATCGGGCGTATGCGCGACGAGCAGGCGAAAGATCCGCTCCCCGTTTTCGTAGGTCGGACAAGCTTCGATATCCTGCACCGTCGACAACCACGGGGCTTCGTCGCCGGCGAGGATGATCGGCGTGTCGCGAACGCTTGTTTGCAGCCAACGTCCGCCGAGATCGATCAGGCCTTGGCTCTTTAGCTCGGCGCGTGCCGGCGCAATATCGGAAAGCCGCGTGTCATGATTGCCCAGCACAAAATGAACCCCGCAGGGCGCCGACAACTGCCCCAGTGTCGACTCGCTCCAGGCAATGCAACGATCGACATCGAAGATGTCGCCGCTGATCACCATCAGTTCGGACTGCAGATCGTTGGCCGCGGCCAACGCATGCTGATAGAACGGCGGGAGAAACTCGCCGGTCAGGTGCAAATCAGAAAGATGCGTGATCGTAAAACCTTCGAGCGCCGCCGGCAGCCGCGGCAGAAACAGTTCTTTCTCGGTGACGACATACTGCAAGATCTGATTGCCGGGAAAGCGATGCGCGAATCGAACCTTGGGGATCGCGAGTTCCGCAATGTCGAACTTGCGGGCCAGATGAACGCTCGAGAGCGTCTTGCTCGTGAAGTAGTTCGCCGCGTGCCGTTCGTCGTAACGATGCTGAACCCACAAACCGCATGCGACCAGCAGCGCCGTCCAACAGGCCCAAAAGTAAAGCAGGGGAAACTCCATCCAGACCGCGCGGCTGCTCCAATCGAGCGCCGGGCCCCACAGCAAATAGGCCAGGAAACCAATCGGCGTCGCCGCGGTGATGAACATGATCGCAAGTTCGATCCAATCGATCACGGTTTGCTTCCAGGGAAGCGAATGAAAGAAGCAATGGATCCGCGTCCAAAGCGCCAGATGCCCGGCAAGTGCGAGCAGGATCAGCAGCCAAACCAGAGGAGAGTGCATCGTGCAAGGTCGTTCGGTTCAACGGCGAGCGTTGCCGGACGATCGAAACCCTGCATGGGGCGGTTGCGCCAGCAAAGTCGCCAGGCAAGTTTATTGCGAAGCGGCTTGAGGCTGATTGGCGTAAGCTTCAATGATACGTTCGACCGTCGCCAGCAAGTCGTCCAGCCGGAACGGTTTGTACAGGACGGCGTTGGGCAACAGCCCAGTCTGTCGCGCCTTGACGATCGAGTGCCCTGGATCGTAGCCGAACCCGGTCATCAAGATCATCGGCACCGGCGTGACGACATCCTTCAAGCGTTGATACAAGCGATTGCCCGACATGTCAGGCAAGTGCACGTCGCAAATGATCACGTCGTAGCCGGAACCATGCAAGCCGGCGCGAACCATACACAACGCTTCGGCGCCGTCGTGCGCGGTTTCGATATCGCAGCCGTAACGGTCCAGCAGAGCATGAGCGGCGCTGCGGACCGATTCGTCTTCGTCCACGACCAGCACGCGGGCGCCGCGCAAACGAGGGCGAACCTCAGGCTGCACCGAAGCCGGGACCGCTTTGCTGGGGGTCATCCGCTCGCCCACTTTTTGGATCACGCGTTTGATGTCGCGACCGTTTTGAATGATGCGGCGCAGTCGATCGACGACTTCCTCGTCATGTCCGATGTAGCGTTCCATCACGTTGACGGCGTCGTTGAGGATCTCATCGACCGGCAACGCGACGGCGCTGTGGATCGCTTCGACGCTGGCCTGCGCGGTATTGGCCTGCTGCGCCGAGAGCAACTCAAGCGTGTTGAGCGCCAGGGCCAGGTCGCGACAGAAGATCTCGAGGAACTGGAGGTCGCTTTCGGTAAAGGCCCGGGGTTCGGGACTTTCGACATTGAAAGAGCCGATCACCGCATCGTGCAAGATCAGCGGCACAGTCAGCGAGCTTTTGGCCCCTTTGAAACCTTCCAGATAGAGCGGATCGGACTGGGTATCTTCGCAAAGATAGCTTTTGCCGGTCGATGCGACGAAGCCGGTCACGCCGTTGTTGGTCGATTGAGCGTAGAGCTCTCGCTCGGCCGCGATCTTGTCAATGCCGACCGAAAGGAGCGGGACGAGCTCGCCGGTCCGTTGATCAAGCAAGCGAATCTCGATCACGTCAAAATTGAGCAGGTCTTTGGTGTAATGCAGAATATTCGACTTGAGCAGTTCGATCCGCTCCGAGACCTCCATGTTGAAGATCTCTTCCGTCGTCAGATCGGCCAGTTCGATGCCGGCCTTGTGAATCGCTTCCAGCTTTTGCCGCTGGAGCACTTCTTCCGTCACGTCGCGGATGGTGACGATCAAGTTCTTCGGCGGCGCGTTGACCGTAATAACCGGCGCGGCGTGCACCTGGTAATACTGGTTTTCTTCGGTGCGCAACGTCGAAGTGCTTGGTCGGCCGGACGTCAGCGCCGTATGGAACGGACAGAAGTCAGGGCCCAAAATTTCGGGACTATTGAGGGCGCTGTAAAAATTACGGCCGACTACGTCGTCGCAGCCGGCCCAACGCTGCAAACAGCTATTCGCCCAGAGTACGGTGTTATCGCGATCGAGCATCGTGACGCCGTCAGGCATCCCCTCCAGGATCCGCTCGTTCTGCAGCAAGTTGCCGATGCGGGAGGAGTCTTCGAAGTAGTCTGTACAGATGTAGACGCCGTCGAACTCATGATTCTTCAAGAGCGCGAAGGTGCGCAGCGGAGTCTGCGCTTCCGTGATGTCATAGTCTGTGCGCAGTTGCTCCAGTACCGAGTGTTGTCCACCTGGAGCGCACAAACAGAGGATCTTGGGTTTACCAGCCAACCCGCATTTCTCCTACCGAAACACCTTGACGTTGTAATTATAAGGTCGGTCAAATTTGAAACAACGTCATCGCCTTGGCGTTTCCCTATCATACTAAGGTCGGAAGCGACGCCCGCAAACCTGAGAATGCTTTGCCTGACGGTTAGAATCGGAAAAGTCTTCCGTCCCTGCCGACGCTAGTGATCGGCAGTGGCTTCCATCGCCGCCGTATCAAATCGTAGCGAAAGCTCTTCAAGGGCCAGTCCGGGCTGGAAATGCTGAAACAGCTTACCGCCCAGAAAGCCGCCTCTATACTCTTGCTCAGGAGGCAAGACCGACACAGCAACGTCTTGCAACAACACCGGCCCGACGCGAATCGCGGCGATTCGACCGCGCCGAACCTTCACTTTTTGCTTGCCCAACACAACCTCGGCCCCTTCCTCTGGCGTGTATCGCACACCCACGCTCTGGGCCATATTGGCGGTCAAAACTATTTCTTGGCCTTGCGGATTCCAGGTAAAGATTTGCGGATTGT
The nucleotide sequence above comes from Blastopirellula sp. J2-11. Encoded proteins:
- a CDS encoding IS4 family transposase gives rise to the protein MIPSPTLPDSPEAQFVAARTLLSEILRVPQIEAIVDFDDRPNTKMVYTQAVTIWLLILQRLLGGASLQAVVSEAIEHPSELFPDNKRVHEGALGANTSSFSAARKRLPLDAIERFSRCVCDHLGRSAEPVFDDRRVFIIDGTTITLPPTPVLKKAFPPATNQLGETVWPVAMLMVAAEMQTGCILVPKIDPMYGPHNSSEAKQAREIVGELPSRSIVLADSGFGIFSVAYHTRAAGHDFLFRLSMLRLKAHRKQAELIDQGEGYKSFRLNWRPSAKERKTNPDLPTDASLNVFVHEVELDDGSTLGLVTSMSFDARCLAELYHRRYDVEFDIRDLKVTMDTENLRAQSVEMVMKELMGSVVAYNLVSQLRRGAAKLARIEPRKLSFTGVWVTFQVQLLRKSYETFEQWSTAFTKALVSASKRTLPNRKSPRSYPRVAHPRRAKTTKFQKSLRKKAKSPDPPLPE
- a CDS encoding metallophosphoesterase; this encodes MHSPLVWLLILLALAGHLALWTRIHCFFHSLPWKQTVIDWIELAIMFITAATPIGFLAYLLWGPALDWSSRAVWMEFPLLYFWACWTALLVACGLWVQHRYDERHAANYFTSKTLSSVHLARKFDIAELAIPKVRFAHRFPGNQILQYVVTEKELFLPRLPAALEGFTITHLSDLHLTGEFLPPFYQHALAAANDLQSELMVISGDIFDVDRCIAWSESTLGQLSAPCGVHFVLGNHDTRLSDIAPARAELKSQGLIDLGGRWLQTSVRDTPIILAGDEAPWLSTVQDIEACPTYENGERIFRLLVAHTPDRLHWGAAHDFDLILAGHNHGGQIRLPVVGPLISPSRYGVRYASGVFYEAPSLMHVSRGLCGTFPLRIRCQPEITRLILRRKT
- a CDS encoding response regulator produces the protein MAGKPKILCLCAPGGQHSVLEQLRTDYDITEAQTPLRTFALLKNHEFDGVYICTDYFEDSSRIGNLLQNERILEGMPDGVTMLDRDNTVLWANSCLQRWAGCDDVVGRNFYSALNSPEILGPDFCPFHTALTSGRPSTSTLRTEENQYYQVHAAPVITVNAPPKNLIVTIRDVTEEVLQRQKLEAIHKAGIELADLTTEEIFNMEVSERIELLKSNILHYTKDLLNFDVIEIRLLDQRTGELVPLLSVGIDKIAAERELYAQSTNNGVTGFVASTGKSYLCEDTQSDPLYLEGFKGAKSSLTVPLILHDAVIGSFNVESPEPRAFTESDLQFLEIFCRDLALALNTLELLSAQQANTAQASVEAIHSAVALPVDEILNDAVNVMERYIGHDEEVVDRLRRIIQNGRDIKRVIQKVGERMTPSKAVPASVQPEVRPRLRGARVLVVDEDESVRSAAHALLDRYGCDIETAHDGAEALCMVRAGLHGSGYDVIICDVHLPDMSGNRLYQRLKDVVTPVPMILMTGFGYDPGHSIVKARQTGLLPNAVLYKPFRLDDLLATVERIIEAYANQPQAASQ